A genomic region of Trifolium pratense cultivar HEN17-A07 linkage group LG3, ARS_RC_1.1, whole genome shotgun sequence contains the following coding sequences:
- the LOC123916024 gene encoding dual specificity protein phosphatase PHS1, which produces MAKHDQNQEKYQQDKQLEFKCDNEAESQIEAPLPLTVTSRALYMLGDITAGPAFRFTQWLQLVRKRTSNYRSSGFPRRPSTTMLSNSSVKESTEDLKCDIQPDQTGISLWERLGKAAMLDIESGSFSWDELSSLHHTEHSSSNEHSEDEMNKALEVTVNSGGVVFFAFFNCQGSDDAYPNEAAAVIKIASSRMATQSERLGYELAKWLGIQTPQARVIHNTSSEWQQIKEATEKAREAAASSGSDEVGEVTCCELLEALELSRCLFLMSYVHGSPLLESPSAFELRESAEKTAEALGRVLMLDLVIRNEDRLPCRELRWRGNSANLLLAEKMISGNTNTLEAALDSAINQYRPKVVRAIQKERRSSSVDSKLNSHNPGLISQASDLSEIIDSPRSADMTLISQISGEPMCSDLNIVVIDSGVPRRPPAGKRANDQVNYPKLVELLINSSEYASNLLNDITGGKLGCPLPEDMDATDIHATDMTSVVQAFRTGFRAALRDLQGFHIFLLTLHQRLDTLLRSFMNIISKLSTGESDKEDVLVPDSPSLAGSSSPISRHANDNNQDITDSESQRITSRSLSSCNRDCSDSTSASRESWHGRSCKGYGELQRNLRLTAKLRDFNKYAKVDAESSKELEQWNEMLKNDAVKLCQENNFNTGFFEGSENHSVVDAYELKVRLEHILERIALISEAANTEKPSAVTSYLFIGGALAARSVYTMQYLGITHILCLCTNEIGQSETQFPDIFEYKNFSVCDSEDFNITTVFEEACDFIDCVEQKGQKILVHCFEGKSRSVTLVLAYLMLRKKYTLLKAWQKLKRVHRRAQPNDGFAKILQELDQKLHGKVSMEWQHRKPTMKICPICGKNAGLSSSSLKLHLQKSHRKLSSGSVDSAMTMEIQKALTALKISQSGSISPTQKTSPNSGSL; this is translated from the exons ATGGCAAAACATGATCAAAACCAG GAAAAATACCAACAAGACAAGCAATTGGAATTCAAATGCGACAACGAGGCTGAATCTCAAATTGAGGCGCCATTGCCTCTCACCGTCACTTCCAGG GCTTTGTATATGTTGGGAGATATAACTGCAGGGCCTGCGTTTAGGTTCACGCAATGGCTCCAATTGGTTCGTAAACGCACTTCCAATTATCGCTCTTCTGGCTTTCCTCGTCGTCCTTCAACCACCATGCTTTCTAATTCTAG CGTCAAAGAATCAACTGAGGATCTCAAATGTGATATACAGCCTGATCAAACAGGAATTAGCTTATGGGAGAGACTTGGGAAGGCTGCAATGTTGGATATTGAATCAGGCTCCTTTTCTTGGGACGAGCTCTCTTCACTGCACCATACTGAACACAGCAGTAGTAATGAACATTCTGAAGATGAAATGAACAAAGCTCTTGAG GTAACCGTGAATTCTGGAGGTGTTGTCTTCTTTGCGTTTTTCAATTGTCAAGGGAGTGATGATGCTTATCCAAATGAGGCGGCAGCTGTTATAAAAATAGCATCGTCAAGAATGGCAACACAATCTGAACGCCTCGGATATGAATTGGCTAAGTGGCTGGGAATCCAAACTCCACAG GCTAGAGTCATTCACAATACTAGTTCAGAATGGCAACAAATAAAGGAAGCCACAGAAAAAGCTAGAGAAGCGGCGGCAAGTTCTGGGAGTGATGAAGTTGGTGAAGTGACATGTTGTGAACTTTTGGAAGCTCTTGAGCTTAGCCGGTGTCTGTTTTTAATGAG TTATGTGCATGGTTCACCATTGCTTGAAAGCCCTAGTGCCTTTGAGCTACGGGAATCTGCAGAAAAAACAGCGGAAGCTCTTGGCAGGGTACTGATGCTGGACTTAGTCATCCGAAATGAAGATAGGCTCCCTTGCCGTGAGCTTAGATGGCGTGGGAATTCTGCAAATTTGTTGTTGGCTGAAAAGATGATCTCTGGAAATACAAATACACTAGAAGCCGCTTTGGATTCTGCGATTAATCAATATAGACCAAAGGTGGTTAGGGCAATTCAAAAAGAAAGAAGGTCAAGTTCAGTAGATAGCAAATTGAATTCCCATAATCCCGGCTTGATCTCGCAAGCCTCTGATCTTTCTGAGATCATAGATTCACCGAGATCCGCTGACATGACCCTTATAAGTCAAATATCAGGAGAACCAATGTGTTCTGACCTTAACATTGTAGTCATTGATTCTGGTGTTCCTCGGCGACCCCCTGCTGGAAAACGTGCAAATGATCAGGTTAATTATCCTAAGTTGGTTGAGTTGCTGATCAATAGTTCTGAGTATGCATCAAACCTGTTAAATGATATAACTGGAGGGAAATTAGGATGTCCTCTACCAGAAGACATGGATGCAACTGATATACATGCAACTGATATGACATCAGTAGTTCAAGCATTTCGTACTGGTTTCCGAGCTGCTCTTAGGGATCTACAGGGATTCCATATATTCCTACTCACCCTTCATCAAAGACTTGATACTTTGTTGCGATCATTCATGAACATTATAAGCAAACTATCTACAGGGGAATCTGACAAGGAGGACGTATTGGTTCCTGACTCGCCTTCACTTGCTGGTAGTTCCTCTCCAATAAGTAGACATGCTAATGATAACAATCAAGATATTACTGATTCGGAATCACAGAGAATTACTTCAAGGTCATTGTCTTCATGTAATAGAGATTGCAGTGACTCAACTTCAGCGTCAAGAGAGAGTTGGCATGGAAGGTCCTGTAAAGGATATGGGGAGCTACAGCGTAATCTCCGTTTGACAGCCAAGCTCCGTGACTTTAATAAATATGCCAAG GTTGATGCTGAATCTAGTAAAGAATTGGAACAGTGGAATGAAATGCTTAAAAATGATGCCGTCAAGCTATGCCAGGAGAACAATTTCAATACAGGATTTTTTGAGGGCAGTGAAAATCACAGTGTCGTTGATGCATATGAACTGAAG GTCAGACTTGAACATATTCTTGAGAGAATTGCATTGATATCTGAGGCTGCAAATACAGAGAAACCATCTGCTGTTACAAGCTATCTGTTCATTGGTGGCGCACTGGCTGCAAGATCTGTATACACTATGCAATACTTGGGAATCACACATATTTTGTGTTTGTGTACAAATGAAATTGGTCAATCTGAAACTCAATTTCCTGATATATTTGAATACAAAAATTTCTCG GTGTGTGACAGTGAAGATTTTAACATCACCACTGTATTTGAAGAAGCGTGTGATTTTATAGATTGTGTTGAACAAAAAGGTCAGAAGATTTTAGTCCATTGCTTTGAAGGGAAAAGCAGAAGTGTTACATTGGTCCTTGCTTACCTAATGCTCAGGAA GAAGTATACTTTATTAAAAGCATGGCAAAAATTGAAACGAGTTCACCGTCGAGCACAGCCAAATGACGGTTTCGCAAAGATCTTACAAGAACTGGATCAGAAACTGCATGGGAAAGTTTCAATGGAGTGGCAGCATCGGAAACCAACCATGAAAATTTGTCCCATCTGTGGAAAAAATGCTGGGTTAAGCAGTAGTTCACTTAAGTTACATCTGCAGAAATCACATAGAAAGCTATCATCAGGTAGTGTAGATAGTGCCATGACAATGGAGATCCAAAAAGCATTAACAGCTTTGAAGATTAGCCAGAGTGGGAGTATCAGCCCCACACAGAAGACTTCTCCAAACAGTGGCAGTTTATAA
- the LOC123916023 gene encoding chaperone protein ClpC, chloroplastic-like: MSRVLAQSVIVPGLVAGRRHDNNSNGSVRRRRSVRMMYATGTVAPRLRLTFAPRLSSFSGLNSLDSMLRPQQPFHSKVLSQIDGTNRIRGGRGSRCVTRAMFERFTEKAIKVIMLAQEEARRLGHNFVGTEQILLGLIGEGTGIAAKVLKSMGINLKDARVEVEKIIGRGSGFVAVEIPFTPRAKRVLELSLEEARQLGHNYIGSEHLLLGLLREGEGVAARVLENLGADPTNIRTQVIRMVGEGADSVGATVGSGSSNNKMPTLEEYGTNLTKLAEEGKLDPVVGRQAQIERVTQILGRRTKNNPCLIGEPGVGKTAIAEGLAQRIANGDVPETIEGKKVITLDMGLLVAGTKYRGEFEERLKKLMEEIKQSDEIILFIDEVHTLIGAGAAEGAIDAANILKPALARGELQCIGATTLDEYRKHIEKDPALERRFQPVKVPEPTVSETIQILKGLRERYEIHHKLRYTDDALVAAAELSHQYISDRFLPDKAIDLIDEAGSRVRLQHAQLPEEARGLEKEVRQIVKEKDEAVRNQEFEKAGELRDKEMDLKTQISALIEKNKEMNKAESEAGDVGALVTEVDIQHIVAAWTGIPVDKVSVDESDRLLKMEDTLHKRVIGQHEAVEAISRAIRRARVGLKNPNRPIASFIFSGPTGVGKSELAKTLATYYFGSEEAMIRLDMSEFMERHTVSKLIGSPPGYVGYTEGGQLTEAVRRRPYTVVLFDEIEKAHPDVFNMMLQILEDGRLTDSKGRTVDFKNTLLIMTSNVGSSVIEKGGRRFGFDLDYDEKDSSYNRIKSLVTEELKQYFRPEFLNRLDEMIVFRQLTKLEVKEIADIMLKEVFERLKVKEIELSVTERFKERVVDEGFNPSYGARPLRRAIMRLLEDSMAEKMLSREIKEGDSVIVDADSDGNVIVLNGSSGAPDSLPEAIPV; this comes from the exons ATGTCTAGGGTTTTGGCGCAGTCGGTTATTGTTCCTGGTTTAGTGGCTGGTCGAAGACATGACAATAACAGCAATGGATCGGTTAGACGAAGAAGGTCTGTTAGAATGATGTATGCCACAGGAACTGTTGCACCGAGATTGAGATTGACTTTTGCACCGAGATTGTCTAGTTTCTCTGGTTTGAACTCGTTGGATTCTATGTTGAGACCTCAACAGCCTTTTCATTCTAAAGTGCTCTCTCAAATTGATGGTACTAATAGAATAAGGGGTGGTAGAGGTAGCAGATGTGTAACAAGAGCCATGTTTGAGCGTTTCACGGAGAAAGCAATCAAAGTTATTATGTTGGCTCAGGAGGAAGCAAGGCGGCTGGGACACAATTTTGTTGGAACGGAACAGATTCTGTTGGGTCTTATTGGTGAAGGTACTGGCATTGCTGCTAAGGTTCTAAAGTCTATGGGAATTAACCTAAAAGATGCACGTGTGGAAGTGGAAAAGATAATTGGAAGGGGTAGTGGTTTTGTCGCTGTTGAGATTCCGTTTACTCCTCGTGCCAAGCGGGTTTTGGAACTCTCATTGGAGGAAGCTCGCCAACTTG GTCACAATTATATCGGATCTGAGCACTTGCTTTTGGGTCTTCTTCGAGAAGGTGAGGGTGTGGCAGCACGTGTTCTTGAAAATCTGGGTGCTGATCCAACTAATATTCGAACCCAG GTCATTCGCATGGTTGGTGAGGGTGCTGACAGTGTTGGGGCAACTGTTGGCTCTGGAAGTAGTAACAATAAGATGCCAACTTTGGAGGAGTATGGCACCAATTTGACCAAGCTAGCAGAGGAG GGAAAATTGGATCCTGTTGTGGGTAGGCAGGCACAAATTGAACGTGTCACTCAAATCTTGGGTCGTCGTACAAAAAATAATCCCTGTCTTATTGGGGAACCCGGTGTGGGAAAGACAGCTATTGCTGAAGGTCTCGCTCAAAGGATTGCAAATGGTGATGTCCCTGAAACCATAGAGGGAAAGAAG GTTATAACCCTAGATATGGGCCTACTTGTAGCTGGAACTAAATACCGTGGAGAATTTGAGGAGAGATTGAAAAAACTAATGGAGGAAATCAAACAAAGTGATGAAATAATACTTTTCATTGATGAAGTGCACACTCTAATTGGAGCAGGAGCAGCTGAAGGGGCAATTGATGCGGCAAACATATTGAAACCAGCTCTTGCTAGAGGTGAACTAcag TGTATAGGAGCCACAACACTAGATGAATATAGGAAGCACATTGAAAAAGATCCAGCATTGGAGAGGCGATTCCAACCAGTTAAAGTGCCAGAACCAACTGTGAGTGAAACCATACAAATTCTTAAAGGTCTTAGAGAGCGCTATGAGATTCACCACAAGCTCCGTTATACCGATGATGCTCTTGTAGCTGCTGCAGAGCTGTCACATCAATATATCAG TGATCGATTTTTGCCTGACAAAGCTATAGATTTGATTGACGAAGCTGGTTCCCGAGTCCGACTTCAGCATGCACAG TTACCTGAAGAAGCAAGAGGTCTTGAAAAGGAGGTTAGGCAGATAGTCAAGGAGAAAGATGAAGCTGTTCGCAACCAAGAATTTGAAAAG GCTGGAGAGCTACGGGATAAAGAAATGGATCTTAAGACTCAGATATCAGCACTTATTGAAAAAAACAAGGAGATGAACAAGGCAGAGAGTGAGGCAGGAGATGTTGGTGCACTTGTGACTGAAGTTGACATACAGCATATTGTTGCTGCCTGGACTGGTATCCCTGTTGACAAAGTCTCGGTTGACGAATCTGACCGCCTTCTCAAGATGGAAGATACCTTACACAAACGCGTTATTGGTCAGCATGAAGCAGTTGAAGCCATTAGTCGGGCTATCCGTCGAGCACGTGTTGGACTTAAGAACCCTAACCGGCCAATAGCCAGCTTCATCTTTTCTGGTCCTACTGGTGTGGGGAAGTCTGAATTGGCCAAAACATTGGCCACATACTACTTTGGATCTGAAGAAGCCATGATTCGGCTTGACATGAGTGAATTTATGGAAAGGCACACAGTCTCCAAGCTCATCGGTTCACCTCCTGGATATGTTGGTTATACCGAGGGTGGTCAACTGACCGAGGCAGTTCGTCGTCGTCCCTACACTGTTGTACTCTTTGATGAGATTGAGAAAGCCCATCCTGATGTCTTCAACATGATGCTTCAAATCTTGGAAGATGGGAGGCTAACAGATAGTAAGGGAAGAACTGTGGACTTCAAGAACACACTTCTTATAATGACATCAAATGTTGGAAGCAGTGTGATTGAGAAAGGAGGCCGTCGGTTTGGATTCGATCTGGATTATGATGAGAAAGATAGCAGTTATAATAGAATCAAGAGTTTGGTCACCGAGGAGCTGAAGCAATACTTTAGGCCAGAGTTCTTGAATAGGCTGGATGAAATGATTGTTTTCAGGCAACTCACAAAACTAGAAGTTAAGGAAATAGCTGATATAATGCTGAAGGAGGTGTTTGAGAGATTGAAAGTCAAAGAGATTGAGCTTTCAGTGACAGAGAGATTCAAGGAGAGAGTCGTCGATGAAGGTTTTAATCCTAGTTATGGGGCCAGGCCTCTAAGAAGAGCCATAATGCGACTTTTGGAGGACAGCATGGCTGAGAAGATGCTTTCCAGGGAGATTAAAGAGGGCGACTCTGTTATAGTGGATGCTGATTCTGATGGAAATGTGATTGTGCTCAACGGTAGCAGTGGTGCTCCAGATTCATTGCCAGAAGCTATTCCAGTGTAG